From a single Campylobacter concisus genomic region:
- the glyQ gene encoding glycine--tRNA ligase subunit alpha, translated as MTFSQIILTLQNYWQEQGCVILQPYDMPAGAGTYHQATFLRSLGPKPWATAYVAPSRRPTDGRYGENPNRLGAYYQFQVLIKPSPENIQELYLKSLEKLGLNLKDHDIRFVEDNWESPTLGAWGLGWEVWLDGMEVTQFTYFQQVGGIACELISGEITYGLERLAMYLQDVNSVYDIVWDDSNGNIVTYADVHKQGEYEWSKYNFEVANVDMLFNQFENAFNECKRCLEAKISLPAYDYCMLAAHTFNVLDARGAISVTQRQDYILKIRELAKECALTYKESLGQK; from the coding sequence ATGACATTTTCACAAATAATATTAACCCTTCAAAACTATTGGCAAGAGCAAGGCTGCGTGATACTTCAACCATACGACATGCCAGCTGGTGCGGGCACATATCACCAAGCGACATTTTTAAGGAGCCTCGGACCAAAGCCGTGGGCGACTGCATATGTAGCTCCAAGCCGCCGTCCGACTGATGGCAGATACGGCGAAAATCCAAACCGCCTAGGCGCTTATTATCAGTTTCAGGTGCTCATTAAACCGAGCCCGGAAAATATCCAGGAGCTTTATCTAAAAAGCCTTGAAAAGCTTGGGTTAAATTTAAAAGATCACGACATCCGATTCGTCGAGGATAACTGGGAGAGCCCGACTCTGGGCGCTTGGGGGCTAGGCTGGGAGGTCTGGCTAGATGGCATGGAAGTGACGCAGTTTACCTATTTTCAACAAGTGGGTGGCATCGCATGCGAGTTGATTTCTGGTGAGATAACATACGGACTTGAGCGCTTAGCCATGTATCTCCAAGACGTAAATAGCGTCTATGACATCGTTTGGGACGACTCTAATGGCAACATCGTAACCTACGCCGACGTGCATAAACAAGGTGAGTATGAGTGGAGTAAATATAACTTTGAAGTAGCAAACGTCGATATGCTTTTTAACCAGTTCGAAAACGCATTTAACGAGTGCAAACGCTGCTTAGAGGCTAAAATTTCACTGCCAGCGTATGATTATTGCATGCTTGCGGCTCACACATTTAACGTCCTTGATGCGCGTGGGGCGATAAGTGTTACACAAAGGCAAGACTACATCCTAAAAATCCGCGAGCTGGCCAAAGAGTGTGCGCTAACTTATAAAGAGAGCCTAGGGCAAAAGTAA